A single window of Aspergillus puulaauensis MK2 DNA, chromosome 5, nearly complete sequence DNA harbors:
- the TIM23 gene encoding protein transporter TIM23 (BUSCO:EOG09264NC7;~COG:U;~EggNog:ENOG410PGJA;~PFAM:PF02466;~TransMembrane:1 (i177-195o)): MSIWDSFSGRKQAKDNFDAPDATSFLSEVAIPDPSSLHPLAGLNEDTLDYITLEDSALDQLPGSESVLPSRGWSDDLCYGTGTTYIAALGLGGAWGLAEGLRKTPVTAPPKIRLNGVLNSITRRGPFLGNSAGVVAMVYNGLNSFVGYVRGKHDAANSITAGAISGMVFKSTRGLKPMMISGGIVAGVAGTWSVVKKAVL, from the exons ATGTCCATCTGGGATTCGTTCAGCGGCCGCAAACAGGCCAAGGATAACTTCGACGCGCCGGATGCCACCTCATTCCTTTCGGAGGTCGCCATTCCCGACCCCTCGAGCCTTCACCCTTTAGCTGGCTTGAACGAAGACACCCTCGATTACATCACACTTGAAGACTCCGCCCTTGATCAGCTCCCCGGCTCAGAATCTGTTTTACCATCGCGAGGATGGTCGGATGACCTTTGCTACGGAACCGGAACGACCTACATTGCAGCGCTGGGACTCGGAGGAGCTTGGGGGCTGGCTGAAGGATTGAGAAAAACACCGGTAACGGCACCCCCCAAGATTCGCCTGAACGGCGTATTGAACTCCATTACTCGGAGAGGTCCCTTCCTTGGAAACTCCGCGGGCGTGGTGGCCATGGTTTACAACGGTCTGAATTCATTTGTTGGTTATGTGCGGGGGAAGCATGATGCTGCCAACAGCATCACTGCCGGCGCTATCAGTGGCATGGTGTTTAAGAGTACCCGGGGTCTGAAGCCTATGATGATCTCTGGCGGCATTGTCgctggtgttgctggaaCATGGAGC GTGGTGAAAAAGGCTGTTCTCTGA